A window from Chloroflexaceae bacterium encodes these proteins:
- a CDS encoding DUF5010 domain-containing protein translates to MVTTTRYVILVILAILALAACAAPPAPPPATVTAPASVTPAPNTPVAPRATPAAPVRRPPLGAFFFYWYNCPEQECDPTQTPFLPPGWITPLPDDPDLRDGASYSSYNYDWYERELRTMAATGIDIVFPVSWGDHPHPWFRQDRINLLVQANGVLERPMRIGMFLDTTAQQGMFQDYLGNGYLTGPDAPRMPVSDPRSGYFFYDRHIRDFFRRVPREMWATVNGRPIIITYTTICCDEIGYGGELWNSVKRAFAADFGVEPWLILEETWLSAPPPAGLPAAAEVADGVYRWGTALNGPYTGELRGYQVSSVGPGFDNSRIPWVSEPRIQPRDLPPGGGPRAPGAFLRASLAAVPADADLVLIETWNEWLEGTAVAPAAYTDAAGRPLPADFYLRIIRAWRQGR, encoded by the coding sequence ATGGTTACCACCACGCGCTACGTAATCCTCGTCATCCTGGCAATCCTCGCGCTCGCCGCCTGTGCTGCTCCACCCGCGCCGCCACCGGCGACGGTGACGGCCCCGGCGAGCGTCACGCCTGCACCGAACACGCCCGTGGCGCCACGAGCCACCCCTGCGGCCCCGGTACGCCGGCCCCCGCTCGGCGCCTTCTTCTTCTACTGGTACAACTGTCCTGAACAGGAATGTGATCCGACCCAGACGCCTTTTCTGCCGCCGGGCTGGATCACTCCCCTGCCCGATGACCCCGATCTGCGCGATGGGGCGAGCTATTCCTCCTACAACTACGACTGGTATGAGCGAGAGCTTCGCACTATGGCCGCTACCGGGATTGACATCGTCTTCCCCGTGAGTTGGGGCGACCACCCGCATCCGTGGTTTCGGCAGGATCGCATCAATCTGCTGGTTCAGGCGAACGGCGTTCTGGAGCGCCCTATGCGAATCGGGATGTTTCTCGACACCACCGCTCAGCAGGGCATGTTTCAGGACTATCTGGGAAACGGCTACCTGACAGGCCCGGACGCGCCGCGGATGCCGGTGAGCGATCCGCGCAGCGGCTACTTTTTCTACGACCGGCATATCCGCGACTTCTTCCGGCGGGTGCCGCGGGAGATGTGGGCGACGGTCAATGGCAGGCCAATCATCATTACTTACACCACCATTTGTTGCGATGAAATCGGGTATGGCGGCGAGTTGTGGAACAGTGTCAAGCGCGCCTTTGCCGCCGACTTCGGCGTGGAACCGTGGCTGATCCTGGAAGAGACATGGCTGAGCGCACCGCCGCCAGCCGGCCTTCCCGCCGCCGCTGAGGTGGCCGACGGCGTCTATCGCTGGGGCACGGCGCTCAACGGCCCCTACACCGGCGAGTTGCGCGGCTACCAGGTGAGCAGTGTTGGACCGGGCTTCGACAATTCGCGCATTCCGTGGGTCAGCGAGCCGCGCATCCAGCCGCGCGATCTGCCGCCCGGCGGCGGGCCTCGCGCGCCTGGCGCGTTCCTGCGCGCCAGCCTGGCGGCGGTGCCCGCAGACGCCGACCTGGTGCTGATCGAGACCTGGAACGAATGGCTGGAAGGCACCGCCGTCGCCCCGGCGGCCTACACCGACGCCGCCGGTCGCCCCCTGCCGGCCGATTTCTACCTGCGCATCATCCGCGCCTGGCGGCAGGGCCGGTAG
- a CDS encoding AMP-binding protein produces METTRWSYVSGTSDVPLLGITIGDCFDAIVARFPDNEALVVRQQGLCYTYADLKTEVDRCARGLMALGIARGERVGIWAPNRAEWLITQLATSKIGAILVNINPAYRLHELEYALHQSGCSALVFAPQFRGADYSAMLYELLPELRQAQPGRLAAARLPELRTVVRLGDEPAPGMFTWNDVLAVAEQVSPADLAARQAEQQFDDPINIQYTSGTTGYPKGATLSHHNILNNGYFVARLMRFTDKDRLVIPVPLYHCFGMVMGNLGCITHGATIIYPSEGFDPLAVLQAVQEERATALFGVPTMFIAELDHPEFSRFDLSSLRTGVMAGAPCPVEVMRKVHSLMNMREVEICYGMTETSPVSTQTRIGAPLEKQVGTVGQVHPHVEIKIIDPVTGRVLPRGQTGELCTRGYSVMLGYWNNEEATRKAIDAAGWMHTGDLAVMDEEGYINIVGRIKDMIIRGGENVYPREIEEFLYTHPKISDVQVIGVPDERYGEEIMAWIKLKPGETADEEEIREFCRGRIAHFKIPRYIKFVDSFPMTVTGKVQKFRMREQSIEELNLRAAASMRTA; encoded by the coding sequence ATGGAGACTACGCGCTGGAGCTACGTGAGCGGAACGAGCGACGTGCCCCTGCTGGGCATCACCATCGGCGATTGTTTCGACGCCATTGTCGCCCGCTTCCCCGACAACGAGGCCCTTGTGGTGCGCCAGCAGGGCCTGTGCTACACCTACGCCGATCTGAAGACCGAAGTGGATCGCTGCGCCCGCGGGCTGATGGCCCTGGGGATCGCCAGGGGCGAGCGGGTGGGCATCTGGGCGCCCAACCGCGCCGAATGGCTCATCACCCAGCTTGCCACCAGCAAGATCGGCGCCATCCTGGTCAATATCAACCCGGCCTACCGCCTCCACGAACTCGAGTATGCCCTGCACCAGTCTGGCTGTAGCGCCCTGGTCTTCGCCCCCCAGTTCCGCGGCGCCGACTACAGCGCGATGCTCTACGAGCTGCTGCCCGAGTTGCGGCAGGCCCAACCGGGGCGCCTGGCAGCGGCGCGCCTGCCCGAGCTGCGTACCGTCGTCCGCCTTGGCGACGAACCGGCCCCCGGTATGTTCACCTGGAACGACGTGCTCGCCGTCGCCGAACAGGTCAGCCCCGCCGACCTTGCCGCGCGCCAGGCCGAACAGCAGTTCGACGACCCGATCAACATCCAGTACACCTCCGGCACGACCGGCTATCCCAAAGGCGCGACGCTCAGCCATCACAACATCCTCAACAATGGCTACTTCGTCGCTCGACTGATGCGCTTCACCGACAAGGATCGCCTGGTGATCCCCGTGCCGCTGTACCACTGCTTCGGCATGGTGATGGGCAACCTCGGCTGCATCACCCACGGCGCGACGATCATCTACCCCTCCGAGGGCTTCGATCCCCTGGCTGTGCTCCAGGCCGTGCAGGAGGAGCGCGCCACCGCCCTCTTCGGCGTGCCAACCATGTTCATCGCCGAACTCGACCATCCTGAGTTCAGCCGCTTCGACCTCAGCAGCCTGCGCACCGGGGTGATGGCCGGCGCGCCCTGCCCGGTCGAGGTGATGCGCAAGGTCCATTCGCTGATGAACATGCGCGAAGTGGAGATCTGCTACGGCATGACCGAGACCAGCCCGGTCAGCACCCAGACCCGCATCGGCGCGCCGTTGGAGAAGCAGGTTGGCACGGTCGGCCAGGTGCATCCTCATGTCGAGATCAAGATCATTGACCCGGTTACCGGCAGGGTGCTGCCCCGCGGCCAGACCGGCGAGCTGTGCACACGGGGCTATTCGGTGATGCTTGGCTACTGGAACAACGAGGAAGCCACGCGCAAGGCGATTGACGCCGCAGGCTGGATGCACACCGGCGATCTGGCAGTGATGGATGAGGAGGGCTACATCAACATCGTCGGGCGGATCAAGGATATGATCATCCGCGGCGGAGAAAATGTCTATCCCCGCGAGATCGAAGAGTTCCTCTACACCCATCCCAAGATCAGCGACGTGCAGGTGATCGGCGTGCCTGATGAACGCTACGGCGAGGAGATCATGGCCTGGATCAAGCTCAAGCCGGGCGAAACCGCCGACGAGGAGGAGATCCGCGAGTTCTGCCGCGGGCGGATCGCCCACTTCAAGATCCCCCGCTACATCAAGTTTGTGGACAGCTTTCCGATGACCGTCACCGGCAAGGTGCAGAAGTTCCGTATGCGCGAGCAGAGCATCGAGGAGCTGAACCTGCGCGCCGCCGCCTCGATGCGCACAGCCTGA
- a CDS encoding aspartyl protease family protein, translating to MLDDRTRLDFPPSGVADIPLRFSPQVLRCSAAGPGGRPLTVLIDTGTDPSAIDLGLARRLGLRIGDFALGSDATSDGVPFTETVLPWLRLGELCLRDLYALAVDLRHAPFEVDVVLGYNVLSNLSLDILYAERRLRLYHPDLAPPDPGETGAVLPLHFFDHFPALANASLLAPAGDPAALRHCLELPLLTIDTGSNGALTLSADLADLAGLSHDSASGEGHSFASGCAVRRGMAAGLRIGPFEVRDVALDAPEGGHGDLGRAGRANLGNGVLARFNRVALDYRRALCVLEPGRIGQAGVFVWQRQGLVRSS from the coding sequence ATGCTTGATGATCGGACCAGGCTCGACTTTCCTCCAAGCGGCGTCGCCGACATACCCCTGCGCTTCAGCCCGCAGGTGCTGCGTTGCAGCGCGGCGGGGCCGGGCGGTCGCCCGCTTACGGTGCTGATTGATACCGGTACTGACCCCTCGGCAATTGACCTGGGGCTGGCCCGGCGTCTCGGCCTGCGCATCGGCGATTTTGCTCTCGGCTCCGACGCCACCAGCGATGGCGTGCCGTTCACCGAAACGGTGCTGCCCTGGTTGCGGCTGGGGGAGTTGTGCCTGCGCGATCTTTACGCGCTGGCGGTGGATCTGCGCCATGCTCCCTTTGAGGTGGACGTGGTGCTGGGCTATAACGTGCTCAGCAACCTGTCTCTCGACATTCTCTATGCAGAACGGCGCCTGCGCCTGTACCATCCCGATCTGGCGCCGCCCGACCCTGGTGAGACGGGCGCTGTCCTGCCGTTGCATTTCTTCGACCATTTTCCGGCCCTGGCCAACGCCAGCCTGCTGGCCCCCGCAGGCGACCCGGCCGCACTCCGGCATTGCCTGGAGCTGCCCCTGCTGACGATTGACACCGGCTCCAATGGCGCGCTCACGCTAAGCGCCGATCTTGCCGACCTCGCGGGGTTAAGCCACGACAGCGCCAGCGGCGAGGGCCACAGCTTCGCCAGCGGTTGCGCCGTGCGCCGTGGCATGGCCGCCGGGCTGCGCATCGGGCCATTTGAGGTGCGTGACGTAGCCCTCGATGCCCCCGAGGGCGGTCACGGCGACCTGGGTCGCGCCGGGCGCGCCAATCTGGGCAACGGTGTCCTTGCGCGCTTCAACCGGGTTGCCCTTGACTACCGCCGCGCCCTCTGCGTGCTGGAGCCGGGCCGTATCGGGCAGGCGGGGGTGTTCGTGTGGCAGCGTCAGGGTCTGGTCAGGTCATCGTAG
- the tatA gene encoding twin-arginine translocase TatA/TatE family subunit, producing the protein MFGLGWGELLIILIIVIAIFGAGRLAGIGGALGSSIREFKKAVKEDDTPAVKTEPKAEDGTKA; encoded by the coding sequence ATGTTTGGCCTCGGCTGGGGTGAGTTGCTGATCATTTTGATAATCGTGATTGCCATTTTCGGCGCCGGGCGCCTGGCTGGCATCGGCGGCGCTCTGGGCAGCAGCATCCGCGAGTTCAAGAAGGCGGTCAAGGAGGATGATACGCCTGCGGTCAAGACTGAGCCGAAGGCTGAAGACGGGACCAAGGCGTAG
- a CDS encoding NAD(P)-dependent oxidoreductase: MSESISLLGLGLMGRPMARTLLRAGHRVCGWNRSPLAPELVAGLPLCASLAEAAAADICIFMLADSPAVDAVLEGLAPYLPPGRLVIDMGSSDPARSRVHAARLASRGIGWVDAPVSGGPEGAADGTLAIMAGGNEADVARARPVLEALGRVTHLGGPGAGHTAKVINQLLVGLTIEAVAEATLLAEASGLDPSRLRQALAGGFADSKVLQIHGARMAARAYTPGGRVSTQLKDLRLARNLADAAGLHLPHLDDTLERYERLAARGYGELDHSALHRLLLEEQRSDGQPVSATIVPQHTTEKP; encoded by the coding sequence ATGAGCGAGTCGATCAGCCTGCTCGGGCTGGGCCTGATGGGCCGTCCGATGGCGCGCACCCTGCTCCGCGCCGGCCATCGGGTATGCGGATGGAACCGCTCGCCCCTGGCCCCGGAACTGGTGGCCGGGCTGCCCCTGTGCGCGAGTCTGGCCGAAGCCGCCGCTGCTGACATCTGCATCTTCATGCTTGCCGATTCGCCCGCCGTGGACGCCGTGCTGGAGGGCCTGGCGCCATACCTGCCGCCGGGGCGTCTGGTTATTGACATGGGCAGTTCCGACCCCGCGCGCTCACGCGTCCACGCTGCGCGCCTGGCAAGCCGCGGCATCGGCTGGGTAGACGCGCCGGTGTCGGGCGGCCCGGAAGGGGCCGCAGACGGGACGCTGGCGATTATGGCCGGCGGTAACGAGGCCGATGTAGCGCGCGCCCGTCCTGTGCTGGAGGCCCTGGGCCGTGTAACCCATCTGGGCGGGCCCGGCGCCGGTCATACCGCCAAAGTGATCAACCAGTTGCTCGTCGGCCTGACCATCGAAGCCGTGGCCGAGGCCACTCTGCTGGCCGAAGCCAGCGGCCTGGACCCGTCGCGGCTGCGGCAGGCGCTCGCCGGCGGCTTCGCCGACTCGAAGGTGTTGCAGATCCATGGCGCGCGTATGGCCGCGCGGGCCTACACGCCGGGAGGGCGGGTCAGCACCCAGCTCAAGGATCTCCGGCTGGCCCGAAACCTTGCCGATGCCGCGGGCCTGCACCTCCCGCACCTCGACGATACCCTGGAACGCTACGAACGGCTGGCGGCCCGCGGCTACGGCGAACTCGACCACTCCGCTCTGCACCGCTTGCTCCTGGAGGAACAACGCTCAGACGGCCAGCCTGTCTCCGCGACGATTGTGCCGCAGCATACCACTGAGAAGCCATGA
- a CDS encoding collagenase has protein sequence MATKRLVLLICLTLLLASPASALPLAVAPGAPPIRTPNCPAVAYPDAGALMQALPGAGYACAEELAVALRPRADPALTDALLDLAANGSHARARRNALRVLGRFAEAPPGSRAYELVTRARAAALRATLADILAAERDALVLADAIWIADTFLYPDFGAAPALERLAASAALAPTLRYRAARARARLIHARPGPLADADRRFILAGLRSDDPGVRAAAATAVAHLRNAQLDPDARATLGAALAAAWSAEPPPGLAPDDPPPAGPGTNEGHPTSLTALAAIARGRDRLAGGTAHLHRLRADYEALALPQGLSSGDVTIRSGLPAERLAPLLAEIEQTRRRFFAIVGPELDEPIPGEDAATLTVLIFSRQGIYRDYLRAFTAFSAEVDGVYDETTATLYTYARTPEQSANSLEETLRHELSHHLAGAYLFPGNWHTPGYHREPGGWADEGLAELLAGSGPAGPAPRRAQLQRLCARAALPALAELLARREGYDRYGEFDYDAAWALSYYLFTERPAALRRIYRAYRESSYRLRDWPRLAGAPLTAIERDWHAAIARWCTGKPIRP, from the coding sequence ATGGCGACAAAACGCCTTGTTCTTCTCATCTGCCTTACGTTGCTGCTGGCTAGCCCGGCCTCGGCCCTACCCCTGGCGGTTGCGCCAGGCGCGCCGCCTATCCGCACCCCCAACTGTCCCGCGGTGGCCTACCCCGACGCCGGAGCGCTGATGCAGGCCCTCCCCGGCGCCGGGTATGCCTGCGCCGAAGAACTCGCCGTCGCCCTGCGCCCTCGCGCCGACCCGGCCCTCACCGACGCGCTGCTTGACCTGGCCGCGAATGGCTCCCACGCCCGCGCGCGCCGCAACGCCCTGCGAGTGCTGGGGCGCTTCGCCGAGGCCCCACCGGGCAGCCGCGCCTATGAACTGGTGACGCGCGCTCGCGCCGCTGCCCTGCGCGCCACCCTCGCCGACATTCTTGCCGCCGAACGCGATGCCCTGGTGCTGGCGGACGCGATCTGGATCGCCGACACCTTCCTTTACCCAGACTTCGGCGCCGCCCCGGCCCTGGAGCGGCTGGCCGCCAGCGCCGCGCTTGCGCCGACTCTGCGCTACCGGGCCGCCCGCGCGCGCGCCCGCCTGATCCATGCTCGACCGGGCCCGCTCGCCGACGCCGACCGGCGCTTCATCCTGGCCGGGCTGCGCTCCGACGATCCCGGCGTGCGCGCTGCCGCCGCGACGGCTGTGGCCCACCTGCGGAACGCGCAGCTTGACCCGGACGCGCGAGCGACGCTCGGCGCAGCCCTGGCCGCAGCGTGGAGCGCTGAGCCGCCCCCCGGCCTGGCCCCCGATGACCCGCCGCCCGCCGGCCCCGGCACAAACGAGGGCCACCCTACCAGCCTGACAGCCCTGGCCGCCATCGCCCGCGGGCGGGATCGCCTGGCCGGAGGAACGGCCCATCTGCACCGTCTGCGCGCCGACTACGAGGCTCTGGCCCTGCCCCAGGGTCTTTCTAGCGGCGATGTGACCATCCGCTCCGGTTTGCCCGCCGAGCGCCTTGCGCCTCTCCTGGCCGAGATCGAACAGACGCGGCGGCGCTTCTTTGCCATCGTCGGGCCTGAGCTGGATGAGCCGATCCCCGGTGAGGACGCTGCAACCCTCACAGTGCTGATCTTCTCCCGCCAGGGCATTTACCGCGACTATCTGCGTGCCTTCACCGCTTTCAGCGCAGAGGTGGACGGCGTGTATGACGAGACCACTGCCACGCTGTACACCTACGCCCGCACGCCCGAGCAGAGCGCCAACAGCCTGGAGGAGACCCTGCGGCACGAACTGAGCCACCACCTGGCAGGAGCATACCTCTTCCCCGGCAACTGGCACACGCCGGGCTACCACCGCGAACCTGGGGGCTGGGCCGACGAAGGGCTGGCCGAGTTGCTCGCCGGAAGCGGTCCCGCTGGACCGGCGCCGCGACGGGCGCAACTCCAGCGCCTGTGCGCGCGAGCGGCGCTCCCGGCCCTCGCGGAACTGCTGGCGCGTCGCGAGGGGTACGACCGCTACGGTGAGTTCGACTACGATGCCGCCTGGGCCCTCAGCTACTACCTGTTCACCGAACGGCCCGCGGCCCTGCGGCGCATCTATCGGGCCTACCGCGAGAGCAGCTACCGCCTCCGCGACTGGCCGCGCCTGGCTGGAGCGCCTCTGACCGCCATCGAGCGCGACTGGCACGCGGCCATCGCCCGCTGGTGCACGGGAAAACCGATCCGCCCTTGA
- a CDS encoding SAF domain-containing protein yields MSGDLLSLLAARAEAGRPLRVGLIGAGKFGTMFLAQARRVPGLHVLGVADLAPERARGALLRAGWPEERFAAASLAEALATGATHVGDDAAALIAAAGLDVIVEATGVPAAGIAHCLLAIDYHRHIVMANVEADALAGPILARRAAEAGVVYSLAYGDQPALIAELVEWARVSGFEVICAGKGARYLPAYHFSTPETVWEHYGLAPERVARGSFNPKMFNSFLDGTKSAIEMAAVANACGLTPQPDGLRFPPCGVDDLPHICRPEADGGQLAHPGTVEVVSSLERDGRPVYRDLRWGVFVTFVAPDDYVKQCFAEYGLVTDASGRYTALYRPYHLIGLELAVSVLRVGLRGEATGRPTAFRGDVVAVAKRDLAAGERLDGEGGYTVYGKLLPAATSLERGLLPIGLAHDLALRHSVPAGQALQWEDVQYEPNNPAVRMRKLMERTFGGAG; encoded by the coding sequence ATGTCCGGCGATCTGCTCTCGCTGCTCGCGGCCCGCGCCGAGGCGGGCCGGCCCTTGCGCGTCGGGTTGATCGGCGCCGGGAAGTTCGGCACGATGTTCCTGGCCCAGGCCCGCCGCGTGCCTGGCCTGCACGTGCTGGGTGTCGCGGACCTGGCCCCCGAGCGCGCTCGCGGCGCCTTGCTGCGGGCCGGCTGGCCCGAGGAGCGCTTTGCCGCCGCCAGTCTGGCCGAGGCCCTGGCCACCGGCGCCACCCACGTTGGCGATGATGCGGCAGCGTTGATTGCCGCTGCGGGCCTGGATGTGATTGTTGAGGCCACGGGCGTGCCCGCGGCAGGGATCGCCCACTGCCTGCTGGCGATTGATTACCATCGCCATATCGTCATGGCTAACGTCGAGGCCGATGCCCTCGCCGGCCCTATCCTGGCCCGCCGCGCCGCTGAGGCCGGCGTGGTCTACTCCCTGGCCTATGGCGATCAGCCCGCCCTGATCGCCGAACTGGTGGAATGGGCCCGTGTTTCGGGCTTCGAGGTGATCTGCGCTGGCAAGGGCGCCCGCTACCTGCCGGCCTACCACTTCTCCACCCCCGAAACGGTCTGGGAACATTACGGCCTGGCGCCCGAACGGGTGGCCCGGGGCAGCTTCAATCCGAAGATGTTCAACTCGTTCCTCGATGGCACCAAATCGGCGATTGAGATGGCCGCCGTCGCCAACGCCTGCGGGCTTACCCCCCAGCCTGATGGACTGCGCTTCCCTCCCTGCGGCGTGGACGACCTGCCCCACATCTGCCGCCCGGAGGCGGACGGCGGCCAGCTCGCCCACCCCGGCACCGTCGAGGTGGTCAGCAGCCTGGAGCGCGATGGCCGCCCGGTGTATCGCGATCTGCGCTGGGGGGTGTTCGTTACCTTTGTCGCTCCCGATGATTATGTCAAACAATGCTTCGCCGAATACGGCCTGGTTACTGATGCCAGCGGACGCTACACCGCCCTTTACCGGCCCTATCATCTGATCGGTCTGGAGCTGGCGGTGAGCGTGCTGCGCGTGGGACTGCGCGGCGAGGCCACCGGACGCCCCACTGCGTTCCGCGGCGACGTGGTGGCGGTGGCCAAGCGCGACCTGGCGGCGGGCGAGCGCCTCGATGGCGAGGGAGGCTATACCGTCTACGGGAAGTTGCTGCCCGCGGCCACCTCGCTGGAGCGTGGCCTGCTGCCCATCGGCCTGGCCCATGACCTCGCCCTGCGCCACTCTGTCCCCGCCGGTCAGGCCCTGCAGTGGGAGGATGTCCAATATGAGCCGAACAATCCTGCTGTGCGCATGCGGAAGCTGATGGAACGCACGTTCGGAGGCGCCGGATGA
- a CDS encoding aldehyde dehydrogenase family protein — MALETHETDVPYHQLFINGEWCDAEGGATFDVTEPATGRLIARVASASTADVDRAVAAARNAFDNGPWPHTPHFERARILHKIADVMEERAFELAELESRDVGVPIRKTTYNDIPLGLHMMRVFAELARRSPYEPLPWNDFPTLTWSFVWRDPFGVCAQIIPWNYPFCMAVWKLGPALATGNTVVFKPATQAPLTSIELVRMIDETGLLPRGTLNMITGPGGSIGDYLVAHPKVDKVAFTGSTEVGRRIMALAAPHIKKVTLELGGKSPTILLPDADLDKAIDGALFAMFYHAGQLCEAGTRCFVHSSMYDEVVERMVARTRQLRIGDPLELDTDIGPLISFAHRERVENYIRIGREEGARLAIGGGRPVGELFEKGPYLEPTIFTHVDNRSRLAQEEIFGPVLAVIRYDEIGDAITMANDTMYGLAASVWSRDVQQAIEVARRLRAGTIWINDHHMLNPYAPFGGFKESGIGREMGVAGMLEYTEPKHIHVDFQQKRSGKIWWDALLPPEHEDHA; from the coding sequence ATGGCGCTTGAGACCCATGAGACCGATGTTCCGTACCACCAGTTGTTCATCAATGGCGAGTGGTGCGACGCGGAGGGCGGCGCGACCTTCGATGTGACCGAGCCGGCCACGGGCCGGCTGATCGCCCGGGTCGCCAGCGCCAGCACCGCGGATGTGGATCGGGCCGTGGCAGCAGCGCGCAATGCCTTCGACAACGGCCCCTGGCCGCACACCCCCCACTTCGAGCGCGCCCGCATCCTGCACAAGATCGCCGATGTGATGGAAGAGCGCGCTTTTGAACTGGCCGAGCTGGAGAGCCGCGACGTCGGCGTGCCCATCCGCAAGACCACCTACAACGACATCCCCCTCGGCCTGCACATGATGCGCGTCTTCGCCGAACTGGCCCGGCGCTCGCCCTACGAGCCGCTGCCCTGGAACGACTTCCCCACTCTCACCTGGAGCTTTGTCTGGCGCGATCCCTTCGGCGTCTGCGCGCAGATTATCCCCTGGAACTACCCCTTCTGCATGGCCGTGTGGAAGCTCGGCCCGGCCCTGGCCACCGGCAACACCGTGGTGTTCAAACCGGCAACCCAGGCTCCGCTCACTTCCATCGAGCTGGTCCGTATGATTGACGAGACCGGCCTGCTGCCCCGCGGCACGCTCAACATGATCACCGGCCCCGGCGGCAGCATCGGCGATTACCTGGTGGCGCATCCGAAAGTTGACAAAGTCGCCTTTACCGGCTCCACCGAGGTGGGCCGGCGCATTATGGCCCTCGCCGCGCCGCATATCAAGAAGGTCACCCTCGAACTGGGCGGCAAGTCGCCAACCATCCTGCTCCCCGACGCCGACCTCGACAAGGCGATTGACGGCGCGCTGTTCGCCATGTTTTACCACGCCGGGCAGCTCTGCGAGGCCGGCACGCGCTGCTTTGTCCACAGTTCAATGTACGACGAGGTGGTCGAGCGCATGGTCGCCCGCACGCGCCAGTTGCGCATCGGCGATCCACTGGAACTCGATACCGACATTGGACCGCTGATCAGCTTTGCCCACCGCGAACGGGTGGAAAATTACATCCGCATCGGACGCGAAGAGGGCGCACGCCTGGCCATCGGCGGCGGGCGACCCGTTGGCGAGCTGTTCGAAAAGGGGCCGTACCTCGAACCGACCATCTTTACCCACGTGGACAACCGCTCGCGCCTGGCCCAGGAGGAGATCTTCGGCCCCGTGCTGGCCGTGATTCGCTATGATGAGATCGGCGACGCTATTACCATGGCCAACGATACGATGTACGGCCTGGCCGCCTCGGTCTGGTCGCGCGACGTGCAGCAGGCCATCGAGGTCGCCAGGCGCCTGCGCGCCGGCACTATCTGGATCAATGACCACCACATGCTCAACCCCTACGCGCCCTTTGGCGGCTTCAAGGAGAGCGGCATCGGGCGCGAGATGGGCGTGGCGGGCATGCTCGAATACACCGAACCCAAACATATCCACGTGGATTTCCAGCAGAAACGCTCCGGCAAAATCTGGTGGGACGCCCTGCTGCCCCCCGAACACGAGGATCATGCATAG
- a CDS encoding homoserine dehydrogenase: protein MKRIQLVQIGLGSVGRELARQILAQHDAIIGRYGFSIDYLAIADSTGMFFSGAPLPRETVLEILEAKTAGRTLADQGAPRRGSLGVLPISAPGIAVDVSAYGGTTVILADAVRFGHRVVTANKQPLCASYHDFRTLTENGATRYEATVGAGLPVIGTLQSLLDTGDEVQRIEAVMSGTLGYLCTELEAGKPLSVALREAHSLGYTEPDPRDDLSGLDVARKALILGRTCGQPWTIERIPPEPWYPPEFAQLELHEFMARLEELDAPMAERVAAARAAGGALRYVASITPEGASVGFQVVPAGHPLADLRGPDNLFSFTTARYAERPLIIRGPGAGVAVTAAAVLADIIATGREMHA from the coding sequence ATGAAACGTATTCAGCTCGTCCAGATCGGCCTGGGCAGCGTGGGCCGCGAACTGGCGCGGCAAATCCTGGCCCAGCACGATGCTATCATCGGGCGCTACGGCTTTTCGATTGACTATCTGGCGATTGCCGACAGCACCGGCATGTTCTTCTCCGGCGCTCCGCTACCCAGAGAGACGGTGCTGGAGATCCTGGAGGCCAAAACCGCCGGGCGCACCCTGGCCGACCAGGGCGCGCCCCGCCGCGGCAGCCTGGGGGTGCTGCCCATCTCCGCTCCAGGCATCGCCGTGGACGTCTCGGCGTATGGCGGCACGACAGTGATCCTGGCCGATGCGGTGCGCTTCGGCCACCGCGTGGTAACCGCCAACAAACAGCCCCTCTGCGCCTCATATCACGATTTCCGCACCCTGACCGAGAACGGCGCGACGCGCTACGAGGCTACGGTGGGCGCCGGGCTGCCCGTCATCGGCACCCTCCAGAGTCTGCTCGACACCGGCGACGAAGTGCAACGCATCGAGGCGGTGATGAGCGGCACCCTGGGCTACCTCTGTACGGAACTGGAAGCCGGCAAGCCCCTGTCGGTCGCCCTGCGCGAGGCCCACTCCCTGGGCTACACCGAGCCTGATCCCCGCGACGACCTGAGCGGCCTGGACGTGGCGCGCAAGGCCCTCATTCTGGGGCGCACCTGCGGCCAGCCCTGGACCATCGAGCGGATCCCCCCGGAGCCGTGGTATCCGCCCGAGTTTGCCCAGCTCGAACTGCACGAGTTCATGGCCCGCCTGGAAGAACTCGACGCGCCGATGGCCGAACGCGTCGCCGCAGCGCGCGCCGCTGGCGGCGCCTTGCGCTATGTTGCCAGCATCACGCCTGAAGGCGCCAGTGTGGGCTTTCAGGTCGTGCCCGCCGGCCATCCCCTCGCCGACCTGCGTGGTCCTGACAATCTCTTCAGCTTTACCACTGCGCGCTACGCCGAACGCCCGCTGATCATTCGCGGGCCGGGCGCCGGCGTCGCCGTAACCGCCGCTGCCGTCCTGGCGGATATCATCGCCACCGGGAGGGAGATGCACGCCTGA